Proteins from a single region of Runella sp. SP2:
- a CDS encoding CTP synthase — MAAHGQKTAKYIFVTGGVTSSLGKGIIASSLAKLLQSRGLSVTIQKFDPYINVDPGTLNPYEHGECYVTDDGAETDLDLGHYERFLNERTSQANNVTTGRIYYDVIMRERRGDFLGKTVQVVPHITDEIKKRMLLLGESGEYDIVITEIGGCVGDIESLPFLEAVRQLKFELGENDALVIHLTLIPYLSSAGELKTKPTQHSVRMLQESGIQPDILVCRTEHPLPHEMRRKIALFCNVQPASVIEAMDASTIYDVPLLMKKERLDQRVLYMLDIYDDKDVDLEAWQVFVDRLKNPKHHIRIGLVGKYVELHDAYKSITESFIHAGAVNECKVEIEWIHSEHLTPENAAEKMASLDGVLVAPGFGERGIEGKIAAVQYVREHNIPFFGICLGMQMAVIEYARNVLGWADAHSTEMDSETDHAVIGMMEDQKNITNKGGTMRLGAYACKLQSGTLAHKIYGKTKISERHRHRYEFNNLYRADFEKAGMTMSGINPENDLVEVIELANHPYFIGVQYHPELKSTVMAPHPLFVHFVKASLNNAKQKRSTKKAVVVEMPTEPAAETV, encoded by the coding sequence ATGGCTGCTCACGGGCAAAAAACCGCAAAATATATCTTCGTTACTGGCGGTGTAACATCTTCATTGGGAAAGGGGATTATTGCCTCTTCACTCGCAAAACTCCTCCAATCACGCGGATTGTCGGTCACTATCCAAAAATTTGACCCTTACATCAACGTTGACCCAGGAACACTCAACCCCTACGAACACGGTGAATGCTATGTAACAGACGACGGCGCCGAAACTGACCTCGATTTGGGGCACTACGAGCGCTTTTTGAATGAGCGTACCTCGCAAGCTAATAACGTCACTACGGGCCGTATTTATTACGATGTCATCATGCGCGAACGCCGCGGTGACTTCTTGGGAAAAACCGTACAGGTAGTTCCTCACATTACCGATGAAATCAAAAAACGGATGCTTCTTCTCGGCGAATCGGGCGAATATGACATCGTGATTACCGAAATCGGAGGCTGTGTAGGCGATATCGAATCTCTCCCCTTTTTAGAAGCTGTTCGTCAGTTGAAATTTGAATTGGGCGAAAACGATGCGTTGGTCATTCACCTGACGCTGATTCCGTACTTGAGTTCGGCAGGTGAGTTGAAAACCAAACCTACCCAGCACTCAGTTCGTATGCTCCAAGAATCAGGTATCCAACCCGATATTTTGGTATGCCGTACGGAGCATCCGCTTCCGCACGAAATGCGCCGTAAAATCGCGTTGTTCTGTAACGTTCAACCTGCGTCGGTCATTGAAGCCATGGACGCATCGACGATTTACGACGTACCGCTTTTGATGAAAAAAGAACGCCTCGACCAGCGGGTGTTGTACATGCTAGACATCTACGACGACAAAGACGTGGATTTGGAAGCATGGCAAGTATTTGTGGATCGCCTCAAAAACCCCAAGCACCACATTCGTATTGGTTTGGTGGGTAAATACGTAGAGCTACACGACGCTTACAAATCCATCACAGAGTCGTTTATTCATGCAGGTGCGGTCAATGAGTGCAAAGTCGAAATCGAATGGATTCACTCAGAGCACCTCACCCCTGAAAATGCCGCCGAAAAAATGGCGTCGCTCGACGGTGTTTTGGTAGCTCCAGGTTTTGGCGAACGCGGTATCGAAGGTAAAATCGCCGCCGTACAGTACGTTCGCGAACACAACATTCCGTTTTTTGGGATTTGTTTGGGTATGCAAATGGCCGTCATTGAATACGCTCGCAACGTATTGGGTTGGGCCGATGCGCACTCCACTGAGATGGACAGCGAAACCGACCACGCGGTGATTGGCATGATGGAAGACCAAAAAAATATCACGAACAAAGGTGGCACCATGCGCTTGGGGGCTTATGCTTGTAAGTTGCAGTCGGGTACGTTGGCGCATAAGATTTATGGCAAAACTAAAATCAGCGAACGCCACCGCCACCGCTACGAATTTAACAACTTGTACCGTGCCGATTTCGAAAAAGCTGGCATGACCATGTCGGGTATCAACCCTGAAAACGACCTTGTGGAGGTCATCGAGCTTGCCAACCACCCGTATTTTATTGGGGTACAGTATCACCCTGAGCTCAAAAGTACGGTCATGGCGCCGCACCCGTTGTTTGTTCATTTTGTGAAAGCATCGTTGAATAATGCCAAACAAAAACGTTCGACCAAAAAAGCCGTAGTCGTAGAAATGCCTACCGAACCAGCGGCAGAAACGGTGTAA
- a CDS encoding DUF4230 domain-containing protein has product MSTIFRLLLRVVFAVVLVSGVIALWEAFKTGNWFSLGAENETQTTHAVVLEEVQALGKLELVRYNFKDIVEHEQVVQWLPNPKAVLIVQGEAIGCIDLTKITTSDVTEASDTVIVHLPEPELCSYKIDHSKSKVYNTEYAFMEEAKLVQAAYQHAEQQIQKAALEMGILEQTKQNANQILRPVLEKVSGKKVVLRYRMKATLAKPR; this is encoded by the coding sequence ATGTCCACGATTTTTCGTTTGTTGTTACGGGTTGTTTTTGCGGTAGTGCTAGTGAGCGGGGTAATTGCCCTGTGGGAAGCGTTCAAAACGGGGAATTGGTTTTCGTTGGGGGCTGAAAACGAGACCCAAACTACCCACGCTGTGGTGCTTGAAGAAGTACAAGCGCTGGGAAAATTAGAGTTAGTTCGGTACAATTTTAAGGACATTGTCGAACACGAACAGGTGGTGCAATGGCTCCCCAACCCCAAAGCAGTACTCATTGTGCAAGGCGAAGCGATTGGTTGCATTGATTTGACGAAAATCACCACTTCGGACGTTACGGAGGCATCGGACACGGTGATTGTGCACTTGCCCGAACCCGAACTTTGCAGCTACAAAATCGACCATTCCAAATCGAAAGTTTATAATACTGAATACGCTTTCATGGAAGAAGCCAAACTCGTGCAAGCGGCTTACCAACACGCCGAGCAGCAAATCCAAAAAGCAGCCTTAGAAATGGGGATTTTGGAGCAGACCAAACAAAACGCCAATCAAATCTTGAGGCCTGTACTGGAAAAAGTATCAGGGAAAAAAGTAGTGCTGCGCTATCGGATGAAAGCGACGCTGGCGAAGCCTCGGTGA
- a CDS encoding glycoside hydrolase family 97 protein, with protein MKKTLLLGLLAVGLGGAHAQTASMASPDKNIVLKTQLAANGTVSYSVSYKRNTFVEPSKLGFSLSRPKTMLAQFSLVSIDSSTVDETWKPVWGEVNQIRNHYKALTLTLKDKAGIVVKVAFRVFNEGVGFRYEFPKQELLNHFVVADELTQINLAGDYKAFWIPGDYDTNEYLYNTTPLSQVDAVAAAAKETDIALKSVIGPNVIQVPLMLKTPTGMYVNLHEAALVNYPVMHLALDKKTFTLTSHLVPDAVGNKAYLQTPFTTPWRTINVSDKATDILASKMILNLNEPSKITDVSWIKPQKFIGMWWEMHVGKATWEKASGKHGANTANVKTYIDFAAQHGFDGVLVEGWNEGWEDWFGNWKENVFDFITPYPDYNTKELTDYARQKGVRIIMHHETSGAVTNYERWMDKAFRYMQDNQMNTVKTGYVGRIIPRGEHHDGQWMVNHYERVAQKAAEYKIMVEAHEPAHPTGLHRTYPNWLANEAARGNEFNNAPKLGLVPEHETILPFTRLMGGPMDYTPGFFHFQLNQYDASRTTRVRTTLAKQLALYVTMYSPLQMAGDFPENFNKHLDAFQFIKDVPVDWDDTKVLAAEPGDFITIARKAKGKPNWFLGAISDENARTSVLNFDFLEEGATYQATIYRDGEGADWKTNPEAYEIEKMTVTNKTTLSIRLAKGGGCAISIIKQ; from the coding sequence ATGAAAAAAACACTTTTACTAGGCTTATTGGCGGTGGGGCTAGGGGGCGCTCATGCACAAACCGCCAGCATGGCATCGCCCGATAAAAACATTGTGCTCAAAACCCAACTTGCGGCCAATGGCACGGTGTCGTACAGCGTTTCGTACAAAAGAAATACGTTCGTGGAGCCATCCAAGTTAGGGTTTTCGCTGAGTCGCCCTAAGACGATGTTGGCCCAATTTTCGCTGGTAAGCATAGACTCGTCCACCGTGGACGAAACGTGGAAACCCGTTTGGGGGGAGGTAAACCAAATTCGAAACCACTACAAAGCCCTGACGCTGACGCTGAAAGACAAAGCGGGGATTGTGGTGAAAGTGGCCTTTCGGGTGTTCAACGAAGGGGTAGGGTTTCGGTACGAATTTCCAAAACAAGAGCTCCTCAATCACTTTGTAGTCGCTGACGAACTGACGCAAATCAATTTGGCGGGCGATTATAAAGCCTTCTGGATTCCAGGCGATTATGATACCAATGAATATTTGTACAACACCACCCCATTGAGCCAAGTGGACGCAGTGGCGGCGGCGGCCAAAGAAACCGACATCGCGCTCAAATCGGTCATTGGGCCAAACGTGATTCAAGTCCCCCTGATGCTGAAAACTCCGACGGGAATGTATGTCAACCTCCACGAAGCAGCGTTGGTCAATTACCCCGTGATGCACTTGGCTTTGGACAAAAAAACGTTTACCCTGACCTCTCACCTTGTGCCCGATGCGGTGGGCAACAAAGCCTATTTGCAAACGCCGTTTACAACCCCGTGGCGTACCATCAACGTAAGCGATAAAGCGACGGATATTTTGGCGTCGAAAATGATATTGAACCTAAATGAACCTTCAAAAATCACGGATGTATCGTGGATTAAGCCCCAAAAGTTTATCGGTATGTGGTGGGAAATGCACGTGGGGAAAGCGACTTGGGAAAAAGCCTCTGGCAAGCACGGGGCCAATACGGCCAACGTAAAAACCTACATCGACTTTGCCGCTCAACACGGCTTTGATGGAGTGCTAGTGGAAGGCTGGAACGAGGGCTGGGAAGATTGGTTTGGTAATTGGAAAGAAAATGTGTTCGATTTTATCACCCCTTATCCTGACTACAACACCAAAGAATTGACCGACTACGCTCGTCAAAAAGGCGTTCGGATTATTATGCACCACGAAACGTCGGGGGCGGTGACCAACTATGAGCGTTGGATGGATAAAGCTTTTCGCTATATGCAAGATAATCAGATGAATACCGTTAAAACGGGCTACGTGGGACGGATTATTCCGCGCGGTGAGCACCACGACGGGCAATGGATGGTGAATCACTACGAACGCGTAGCCCAAAAAGCCGCCGAGTATAAAATCATGGTCGAGGCCCACGAGCCTGCGCACCCTACGGGCTTGCATCGGACGTATCCCAACTGGCTGGCCAACGAAGCTGCCCGTGGAAACGAGTTTAATAATGCACCTAAACTCGGACTTGTGCCCGAGCACGAAACCATTTTGCCGTTTACGCGCTTGATGGGCGGCCCGATGGACTATACGCCTGGCTTTTTTCATTTCCAACTCAACCAGTACGATGCTTCGCGTACCACGCGTGTTCGGACGACCTTGGCCAAACAACTGGCCTTGTACGTAACGATGTACAGCCCTTTGCAAATGGCGGGCGATTTTCCCGAAAATTTTAACAAGCACTTGGATGCGTTCCAGTTTATCAAGGACGTTCCCGTGGACTGGGACGATACCAAAGTATTGGCGGCCGAGCCAGGCGATTTTATTACCATTGCCCGCAAAGCAAAAGGAAAACCCAACTGGTTTTTGGGAGCGATTTCGGACGAAAACGCACGAACGTCGGTGTTAAACTTTGATTTTTTGGAAGAAGGAGCCACGTACCAAGCCACCATCTACCGCGACGGTGAAGGTGCCGACTGGAAAACAAACCCCGAGGCGTATGAAATTGAAAAAATGACCGTTACCAACAAAACCACCCTAAGCATTCGACTGGCCAAAGGGGGAGGTTGTGCCATCAGCATCATCAAACAATAA
- the bla gene encoding class A beta-lactamase, subclass A2 — protein sequence MKQSKLAILVSTFFLFSCSAWSQTNVLRQRLQRVASTTQGMLGIGVVDLSNGDTVSVNGQGRFAMQSVYKFHLALAVLSEVDRGKWTLEQKIKVTKKDLLPNTWSPLREKYPNGEVELPLREILEYTVAQSDNNGCDILFRLMGGTKVVDKYIKSIGINEVNIVGTEEEMHADERVQFDNWSTPRSAAKLLEVFHQKKILSKNSWDFLWNTLVGTTTGPRKLKGQLPQGTIVAHKTGYSGVNKQGVITATNDIGIVQLPNGKRFAIAVFLNNTSLPEAECDRAIAEAAKVAWDYFLGK from the coding sequence ATGAAACAGTCAAAATTAGCCATTTTAGTAAGTACTTTTTTTCTTTTCTCGTGCTCAGCTTGGAGTCAAACCAATGTATTGCGGCAGCGTTTGCAGCGAGTAGCTTCCACTACCCAAGGAATGTTGGGCATTGGTGTGGTTGACTTGAGTAATGGTGATACGGTGAGTGTCAATGGGCAGGGGCGTTTTGCGATGCAGAGCGTGTATAAATTTCATTTGGCCTTGGCGGTATTGAGCGAAGTCGATAGGGGAAAATGGACGTTAGAACAAAAAATAAAAGTGACTAAAAAAGACCTGTTGCCAAATACGTGGAGTCCTTTGCGGGAAAAGTATCCCAACGGTGAGGTCGAACTTCCGTTGCGTGAAATCCTTGAATACACCGTAGCGCAAAGCGATAATAACGGCTGCGATATTTTGTTTCGTTTGATGGGAGGTACCAAAGTGGTTGATAAATACATCAAAAGCATTGGTATCAATGAGGTAAACATCGTAGGTACGGAAGAAGAAATGCACGCCGATGAACGCGTGCAATTTGATAACTGGAGCACGCCGCGTTCGGCCGCGAAGTTGCTGGAGGTGTTTCACCAAAAGAAGATACTTTCAAAAAACAGTTGGGATTTTTTGTGGAATACGCTCGTCGGTACCACCACGGGGCCGCGTAAGCTGAAAGGGCAGCTGCCTCAGGGCACGATAGTTGCGCACAAAACGGGCTATTCGGGAGTAAACAAACAAGGGGTTATTACGGCTACCAACGATATTGGTATTGTACAGTTACCCAACGGCAAGCGATTTGCCATCGCAGTTTTCCTAAACAATACCTCACTCCCAGAAGCGGAGTGTGACCGTGCCATTGCAGAAGCGGCCAAAGTGGCGTGGGATTATTTTTTAGGGAAATAG
- a CDS encoding D-alanine--D-alanine ligase, whose amino-acid sequence MRIGIFFGGPAREREISYAGGKTAYENIDKTLFTPVLVFVDSLGNFILTDEEKLYHSGIREFYPGPAFRDGGFEVYIESLQQQLAPQEIEALMHAIGTPIQPKNFKTYFDFAFIILHGPDCEDGAVQGLLEWHKIPYMGPGLLGSAVSIDKILQNEQIARANGQQKKMQVVRWEQWRGTEAAEVFEAAKAELGLPIVVKAPHQGSSIGVSIVKEDSLDDFVKAMNQCFFALEVTADEWKGYSKEEKHTFAQRIANLDESIGYPVVIEQTGEFIYHPTELIEKLGNWSTGNSQPEILKLTLLSANAEDQVLLEEFVKGQEFSCGVIQDNDGTVIALPPTEIAKLEENQTFDFKTKYKLNVTRKFIPVRTSLENNQKIQYNIALVFEKMGMNSVARIDGFLTPDGRVLLHDPNTLPGMSPTSLIFKQMAEIGLDVTHAITYLIRQSLRERIRTGKDTVHLRQLLAALDEKIAAQLAEITTEEVVFEATQEGYLEGRRRFSQLSASGKVKPIAVLQTSESEKVVMPVNLLFKDTIDDVLEALAQPIHPLIEETRAKAINVTKRFVG is encoded by the coding sequence ATGCGTATCGGAATCTTTTTTGGCGGCCCAGCGCGTGAGCGCGAAATCTCTTATGCGGGTGGTAAAACTGCCTATGAAAACATCGACAAGACGTTGTTCACTCCTGTATTGGTGTTTGTGGACAGCCTCGGTAATTTTATCCTGACCGATGAGGAAAAATTGTACCATTCGGGGATTCGGGAATTTTATCCTGGGCCTGCGTTTCGTGATGGTGGGTTTGAAGTGTATATCGAGTCGTTGCAGCAGCAGTTGGCTCCGCAAGAAATTGAGGCATTAATGCACGCTATCGGAACGCCGATTCAGCCGAAAAACTTTAAAACGTATTTCGATTTTGCGTTTATCATCCTTCATGGCCCCGACTGCGAAGACGGAGCCGTCCAAGGTTTGTTGGAGTGGCATAAAATCCCGTACATGGGGCCAGGCTTATTGGGGTCGGCGGTGAGTATTGATAAAATTTTGCAAAACGAGCAAATTGCCCGCGCCAATGGACAGCAGAAAAAAATGCAGGTGGTTCGCTGGGAACAATGGCGCGGAACGGAAGCCGCCGAGGTATTTGAAGCGGCCAAGGCGGAGTTGGGTCTTCCTATTGTCGTAAAAGCCCCGCACCAAGGCTCGTCGATTGGGGTTTCAATTGTCAAAGAAGATAGCCTCGACGACTTTGTGAAGGCCATGAACCAGTGCTTTTTTGCTTTGGAAGTAACTGCCGACGAATGGAAAGGCTACTCGAAGGAGGAAAAACACACATTTGCGCAGCGCATTGCCAATCTCGACGAAAGCATTGGCTACCCCGTCGTGATAGAACAAACGGGCGAATTTATCTATCACCCCACCGAATTGATTGAGAAATTGGGAAATTGGTCAACGGGAAACAGTCAACCCGAAATTCTTAAACTGACTCTCTTATCCGCCAATGCCGAAGACCAAGTTTTATTAGAAGAGTTTGTGAAAGGGCAGGAGTTCTCGTGCGGGGTGATTCAGGATAACGACGGTACAGTGATTGCGTTGCCGCCTACCGAAATTGCTAAATTGGAAGAAAATCAAACCTTTGACTTTAAGACAAAATACAAATTAAACGTTACTCGGAAATTTATTCCTGTACGTACGTCGCTCGAAAACAACCAAAAGATTCAGTACAACATTGCGTTGGTATTTGAAAAAATGGGCATGAATTCGGTCGCACGGATTGACGGATTTTTAACACCCGACGGCCGCGTTTTGCTCCACGACCCCAACACCCTGCCTGGGATGTCACCGACGTCATTGATTTTTAAACAAATGGCTGAAATTGGCTTGGACGTTACGCACGCCATCACGTACCTGATTCGTCAGTCGTTGCGCGAACGCATTCGTACGGGAAAAGACACGGTACATCTGCGTCAATTATTGGCGGCATTGGACGAAAAAATTGCCGCTCAATTGGCCGAAATTACGACTGAAGAAGTGGTATTTGAAGCGACTCAAGAAGGCTATTTGGAAGGTCGCCGTCGTTTTAGTCAGTTATCGGCGTCGGGAAAAGTAAAACCTATTGCTGTGTTGCAAACCAGCGAATCAGAAAAAGTCGTGATGCCTGTCAATTTGTTATTCAAAGATACCATCGACGACGTTTTAGAGGCGTTGGCGCAGCCCATTCATCCGCTGATTGAAGAAACCCGCGCCAAAGCCATCAACGTTACGAAGCGTTTTGTGGGGTAA
- a CDS encoding plastocyanin/azurin family copper-binding protein, giving the protein MYKVAFRLFVVLFAFRSWAQSDTTITLQAITGLQFDLARFAVKPNQKVKILFKNEDDMAHNLVITQPDKRLPVVETVIKMGDKAQAVNYVPPMTEVLVASKILVPNTTETITFTAPATEGVYPYVCTYPGHGYVMYGAMYVTTKPLPLLATDPNIPPSRQTLERIPSSPHPFPLEYPLLYRTFMPDCSPAAIAVALSVSHAYCFDAGKCYLRYAWRGGFVDNTDHWKGNGNALGKIQGTIYFKDNVTYPLRVGKADKLPEVDFKGYTLTNRLPTFRYAIDGVEVRETLKALPNDEGVSRTFVFSKPTTQTVYLVTQPTDGITYKSSVGKWQNGTLTLPKGTTKCVVTMQAPPAAHGAHHGH; this is encoded by the coding sequence ATGTATAAAGTAGCTTTTCGACTGTTCGTTGTTTTGTTCGCTTTCCGTTCGTGGGCGCAGTCCGACACCACCATTACGCTGCAAGCCATCACGGGACTTCAATTTGATTTGGCGCGTTTTGCCGTCAAACCCAATCAAAAAGTCAAGATTTTGTTTAAAAACGAAGACGACATGGCGCACAATCTGGTGATTACGCAACCCGATAAACGCCTACCTGTGGTCGAAACCGTCATCAAAATGGGGGACAAGGCCCAAGCAGTCAATTATGTCCCGCCCATGACCGAAGTACTCGTGGCGAGTAAAATATTAGTGCCCAATACCACCGAAACCATCACTTTCACCGCACCAGCCACCGAAGGGGTGTACCCGTACGTGTGTACCTACCCAGGGCACGGCTATGTGATGTACGGCGCGATGTACGTCACCACCAAGCCGTTGCCGTTGCTTGCAACCGACCCTAACATTCCACCTTCGCGCCAAACGCTGGAACGGATTCCGAGTTCGCCGCACCCTTTTCCGTTAGAATATCCGCTGCTTTACCGCACTTTTATGCCCGACTGTAGCCCTGCGGCCATTGCCGTGGCGTTGTCGGTGTCTCATGCCTACTGTTTTGATGCGGGCAAGTGTTATTTGCGTTATGCGTGGCGAGGCGGATTTGTGGACAACACCGACCATTGGAAAGGCAACGGCAATGCGCTAGGCAAAATCCAAGGAACAATTTATTTTAAAGATAACGTCACCTACCCACTGCGCGTAGGGAAAGCTGATAAGTTACCCGAAGTTGATTTTAAAGGTTATACCCTGACCAATCGCCTGCCGACGTTCCGATACGCCATTGATGGGGTAGAAGTACGCGAAACGCTCAAGGCTTTGCCCAACGACGAAGGAGTATCGCGGACGTTTGTTTTTAGCAAACCTACGACCCAAACCGTGTATTTGGTGACCCAGCCTACAGATGGTATTACCTATAAATCGTCGGTAGGAAAGTGGCAAAACGGTACGTTGACGTTGCCTAAAGGTACGACCAAATGCGTCGTGACGATGCAGGCCCCACCCGCTGCCCACGGAGCGCATCACGGGCATTAA
- a CDS encoding RNA polymerase sigma factor produces the protein MDETQLWKGFLNADQKAFEGLFKKYYRPLYLYGYKIVRNTQLLDDCIQDLFFELWTSKERLGEVTSVKGYLFKALKFKLTRELRKENRFDVIEEEPNEWFEISHESWLIEQQTDHEQKERLTHLISQLTKRQQEALYLRFFSQLNYDEIAEVMKLTYQAVVNLIYKSVKFLREHLVPFLILLIQASLGVYE, from the coding sequence ATGGATGAAACTCAATTGTGGAAGGGTTTTCTAAACGCCGACCAAAAAGCTTTTGAGGGACTTTTTAAGAAGTATTACAGGCCGTTATATCTGTATGGATATAAAATTGTCCGTAATACGCAGCTTTTGGACGACTGCATCCAAGACCTTTTTTTTGAGCTTTGGACGTCCAAAGAACGTTTAGGAGAAGTTACGTCGGTCAAGGGCTATCTCTTCAAAGCACTGAAATTCAAGCTAACGCGGGAGTTGCGAAAAGAAAATCGCTTTGATGTCATTGAGGAAGAACCCAACGAGTGGTTCGAAATCAGCCACGAAAGTTGGTTAATAGAACAACAAACCGACCATGAACAAAAAGAAAGGCTCACGCATTTGATAAGCCAACTTACCAAACGGCAGCAAGAAGCCCTTTATCTTCGTTTTTTTAGCCAATTAAATTACGACGAAATCGCCGAAGTGATGAAGCTGACCTACCAAGCGGTCGTCAATTTGATTTACAAGTCCGTAAAGTTTCTGCGAGAACACCTTGTCCCCTTCTTAATTCTCTTGATACAGGCTTCGTTGGGGGTGTACGAATAA
- a CDS encoding FecR family protein translates to MKPEQLLTDETFLAWYFQTDDESVEKWNRSMAENPSLKASVDEAVSLLQFMQSEEERLVNEQQIEQATARLMSRVQDWEETKPATRSLSRVFVRWAWPVAASVLMAFGLVWYLNKEEADNVYVASEHMMELKLADGSLVKLNKGAELKVENLDQNATGNREVWLKGEAFFDVSHLPNHRGFVVHSGDVNVAVLGTRFNVRNGANATSVALESGKVELSLVNNHAQKLVMKPGDLVEYSTASGGLVKSEINVQTYAAWQSGKVVFENATLSEIQKTLEGRFGLKVQVEPGSELGEFNGAFPSDDPAVLINALEKAYPGQVVRVEGGIQVRKSINN, encoded by the coding sequence ATGAAACCAGAACAATTGCTGACCGACGAGACCTTTCTTGCTTGGTATTTCCAAACCGACGATGAGTCGGTCGAAAAATGGAATAGGTCAATGGCCGAAAACCCTTCCCTCAAGGCAAGTGTGGACGAGGCTGTGTCTTTGTTGCAATTTATGCAAAGTGAAGAAGAGAGGCTAGTCAATGAACAGCAGATTGAGCAAGCGACTGCGCGATTGATGTCGAGGGTACAAGATTGGGAAGAAACCAAACCCGCAACTCGTTCGCTGTCGCGTGTATTTGTTCGATGGGCGTGGCCTGTCGCAGCGAGTGTTTTGATGGCATTTGGGCTGGTTTGGTACCTGAATAAAGAAGAGGCCGACAACGTATATGTGGCTTCGGAGCACATGATGGAACTGAAACTTGCCGACGGCTCTTTGGTAAAACTGAACAAAGGTGCTGAGTTGAAAGTAGAAAATTTGGACCAAAACGCTACTGGAAACCGAGAAGTATGGCTCAAAGGAGAAGCATTTTTTGACGTAAGTCACTTGCCCAATCACCGAGGCTTTGTGGTGCATTCGGGCGACGTAAATGTGGCTGTATTAGGAACACGCTTCAATGTTCGCAATGGTGCTAATGCTACATCCGTGGCGCTCGAATCGGGAAAAGTAGAATTGTCATTGGTAAATAACCACGCCCAAAAATTAGTGATGAAACCAGGCGATTTGGTAGAATATTCAACGGCTTCGGGTGGCTTGGTAAAATCAGAAATCAACGTTCAAACGTATGCTGCTTGGCAGTCGGGCAAAGTGGTTTTTGAAAATGCAACGTTGTCCGAAATTCAAAAAACGTTAGAAGGTCGCTTTGGCCTGAAAGTGCAAGTAGAGCCAGGCAGCGAGCTTGGAGAGTTCAACGGCGCTTTTCCGTCTGACGACCCCGCCGTGCTCATCAATGCCTTGGAAAAAGCATACCCAGGTCAGGTGGTTCGTGTGGAGGGCGGAATTCAAGTGCGTAAGTCTATTAATAATTGA